Genomic DNA from Novipirellula aureliae:
CTCCCCCTCCAGAAGAAAAGCATCAGCAAACTCTCTAAAGAATCCTATATCTCCACACGGGAGAAGGCAAATACACCAACCTCATGCTCTGTCCCCATGCACTCGCCCATGCATTCGTCTTTCGCGGAAAAGTGCTATGACCCTTTGATTGGTGCTTTTTTACGTGACCAAATTTTCGCGATCTACGTCCACATACTCTGGTAATCCTACGCTTTCAAGGCGTTCGTACAACGCACCAAAACCCTCCATCTTAAATAGCTGATACTCTTCAGAGTACAGCGGAAACAATTGGTACATCCTTATTTCGCCTTTCGACCCAAAGGGTATCCTGTGGTCGTCGTTTGTGGACAGCGCCAGCATCCAGGCGGTAAAGCGAGTTCCAGGTCCAAGCGGCTGTAGTTGTTCGTCCGCAAAGCTCGTTACACTATCTCCTAACCAATCTCCTGACTCTACTGTGTAATTCGCAATCTTAAACATCCACTGGACTGGCCATGTTTTCTCCGGATCAAGTCCTGTGTAATTTTTGTCAATCATAGAGAGTGGCACATAAAGAAGCAGTTCCGCAAAACGGAAACCCTCCTTTCCATTGGGTACATTGAGTTCGTGTTGACTTAAGCCTTCAGTAAATAACATAGCCAGACCAGCCTCGTCGTCTCTCAAAACCCGAACTGCGATTTGCGTTGGCGAAACGATTTGCGTGTATGCGGAAGGATCCACCGGCGCGTATGTTTTGGCAAGATGTCTTGAGACAACCTCTTTGTCGCCATCGGTGGAAACAGCTTCGGTGGAAGCAGCATCGGTGTCGGAAAGTTCACCGGCACGCAATGCGCCGTTTGATCGTAGAAAGGCGGAGAGTTCATCAACCCCCAGTTCTTCGGCTCGATCTAGCGCAGTTTGGTCAGGCACCTGATCGTTGTTTGTAACAAAAAGATGATTAATATCGGCCCCGTAATCCAGAAGCAGCTTTGCCAATGGAATCGGATCATCTGTGTATTTTTTCGATCCTGCGACTGAGAACAATGGACAGTCGAGGTTTGGGTCGGCCCCCAACTCCAATAAGCACTTTGCGTTCTCATGTTTACCGCGTAGTATGGCCCACGAGAGCACGCTAAAGTGACCGTCAAAGTGATTTATGTCCCATCCGTTCTCCGCAAGCCATCTTAGGATATCTGGTGACGATTGCTTCGCGGCCTCACACAACAGATCAAGGCCCACCTTTTTCTTTACGCGTGGATGGTCCTCAAGAATCTTTTGAATCATATCTAAGTCATGCAGATCTGTTAGTGCCTTGAAGAGATTTGCGTATGGGGTACCAGTGTACGATCTTTCATTCATTGGAAAGGATTTCCTTCGCCTAATATTTTCGCAATACGATTGAGTGCTTTTGCAACATTGTTAGTCAGTTCTGTTTGGTTGCTCGACCGTCGCTGTGCATCCCGAAGGGTTTTGAACACTGCTTTCGCATATGCTTTGGAATGTCTCTGATTGATCGCTATTGCAAGGTTGCGAAACTCGTTAATTCCGATTCCAGCACGACGCAAGACTGACGAAGGGACAAAGACTGACGAAGGGACAGAGCATGATGTCAGGTGGTGTAGTATTACCCCGATTGGACTTCGCCGAGAATTATGCGTTGCCTGTTGCACTTGATCGTCGGGAAACGGGCGTGTGCCCCCGTGAG
This window encodes:
- a CDS encoding suppressor of fused domain protein — encoded protein: MNERSYTGTPYANLFKALTDLHDLDMIQKILEDHPRVKKKVGLDLLCEAAKQSSPDILRWLAENGWDINHFDGHFSVLSWAILRGKHENAKCLLELGADPNLDCPLFSVAGSKKYTDDPIPLAKLLLDYGADINHLFVTNNDQVPDQTALDRAEELGVDELSAFLRSNGALRAGELSDTDAASTEAVSTDGDKEVVSRHLAKTYAPVDPSAYTQIVSPTQIAVRVLRDDEAGLAMLFTEGLSQHELNVPNGKEGFRFAELLLYVPLSMIDKNYTGLDPEKTWPVQWMFKIANYTVESGDWLGDSVTSFADEQLQPLGPGTRFTAWMLALSTNDDHRIPFGSKGEIRMYQLFPLYSEEYQLFKMEGFGALYERLESVGLPEYVDVDRENLVT
- a CDS encoding AHH domain-containing protein; amino-acid sequence: MQQATHNSRRSPIGVILHHLTSCSVPSSVFVPSSVLRRAGIGINEFRNLAIAINQRHSKAYAKAVFKTLRDAQRRSSNQTELTNNVAKALNRIAKILGEGNPFQ